The following proteins are encoded in a genomic region of Herminiimonas arsenicoxydans:
- a CDS encoding Conserved hypothetical protein (Evidence 4 : Homologs of previously reported genes of unknown function), translating to MQYRGSCHCGRLAFTAEGEIRQVVECNCSLCSRKGSLLWFVPRTKFAFVAGENESSVYKFNKQVIAHHFCPICGCQPFSFGKDPSGKEIAAINTRCLENIDTSTLPHHHYDGKNV from the coding sequence ATGCAATATCGGGGATCGTGTCATTGCGGCAGGCTGGCGTTTACGGCGGAAGGCGAAATCAGGCAGGTCGTCGAATGCAATTGCTCGTTGTGCAGTCGCAAGGGCAGCTTGCTGTGGTTTGTGCCGCGTACCAAGTTTGCTTTTGTTGCCGGCGAAAACGAATCAAGCGTCTACAAGTTCAACAAGCAGGTGATTGCGCATCACTTTTGCCCGATTTGCGGTTGCCAGCCCTTTTCCTTCGGCAAGGATCCATCTGGCAAGGAGATCGCCGCGATCAATACGCGCTGCCTGGAAAATATAGATACCTCCACGCTGCCGCATCATCACTATGACGGCAAGAATGTGTAA
- a CDS encoding Conserved hypothetical protein, putative pirin domain (Evidence 4 : Homologs of previously reported genes of unknown function): MDTEPSALETIVIPRTRDLGDNFEVRRALPTAQKRMVGPFVFLDQMGPHAFVAGRGLDVRPHPHIGLATVTYLYDGEIVHRDSLGSLQTIQPGAVNWMTAGSGIVHSERTGAALRANGSSLYGLQCWVALPKKYEEVAPAFEHTAADQLPVIEGDGATAKIIAGSFFGKKSPVATLSDLFYVDVQLQAGARLDIPAEYPEQAMYVIEGQLDLGRDGMFNAGQLLVLKANTTVTLRGAGPGITKLMLLGGEPMDGSRYLSWNFVSSSVERLEQAREDWQQRRFADVPGETEFIPMPDIPGKPVGYP, encoded by the coding sequence ATGGATACCGAACCAAGCGCACTGGAAACCATCGTCATCCCGCGTACGCGCGATCTCGGCGACAACTTTGAAGTACGGCGCGCCTTGCCGACTGCACAGAAGCGCATGGTCGGTCCTTTTGTCTTTCTCGACCAGATGGGGCCGCATGCATTTGTGGCCGGGCGCGGGCTCGATGTGCGGCCCCATCCGCACATCGGCCTCGCCACCGTCACGTATCTGTACGATGGCGAAATCGTGCATCGCGACAGTCTCGGTTCACTGCAGACTATCCAGCCGGGCGCCGTCAACTGGATGACGGCCGGCAGCGGCATCGTGCATTCGGAACGCACCGGCGCCGCATTGCGCGCCAACGGTTCGTCGCTGTACGGCTTGCAATGCTGGGTTGCACTACCCAAAAAATACGAAGAGGTCGCGCCCGCTTTCGAGCACACGGCGGCCGATCAGTTACCGGTCATCGAAGGCGATGGCGCCACGGCAAAAATTATTGCCGGCAGTTTTTTCGGCAAAAAATCGCCGGTCGCCACCCTGTCCGATCTGTTTTACGTTGATGTGCAACTGCAGGCGGGTGCAAGGCTGGATATACCAGCCGAATATCCGGAACAGGCGATGTATGTGATCGAAGGCCAGCTCGATCTGGGTCGCGATGGCATGTTCAATGCCGGCCAGCTGCTGGTGCTGAAGGCAAATACGACTGTCACCCTGCGTGGCGCCGGGCCGGGCATCACCAAACTGATGCTGCTGGGCGGCGAACCCATGGATGGTTCGCGCTATCTGTCCTGGAATTTCGTGTCGAGTTCTGTCGAACGGCTGGAGCAGGCCAGGGAAGACTGGCAGCAACGCCGCTTTGCCGACGTGCCGGGTGAAACCGAATTCATTCCGATGCCGGACATTCCCGGCAAACCCGTCGGCTATCCCTGA
- the icd1 gene encoding Isocitrate dehydrogenase, NAD-dependent (Evidence 2a : Function of homologous gene experimentally demonstrated in an other organism; PubMedId : 7654189, 215197; Product type e : enzyme), with the protein MPNSSTQQQIPVTLIPGDGIGPEIVDVVVRVFDALGNPFAWETQQAGVNALEKSGDLLPQVTLDSITRTGLALKGPLSTPIGGGFRSVNVRLRETFQLYANVRPARTIVPGGRYEKIDLVLVRENLEGLYVGHEHYVPIGDDAHAVAMATGINTRAGSRRISKFAFDYAVRNNRKKVTIVHKANVLKALTGLFLETAKQVGLNYANQVEFDDRIVDACAMQLVLNPWQFDVIVSTNLFGDILSDQIAGLVGGLGMAPGANIGERTAIFEAVHGSAPDIAGKGMANPTALLLAAALMLEHKGLNTQAGLLRDAIDSVLSTESGRTFDLGGTVSTSKYGDLLIERIRDAK; encoded by the coding sequence ATGCCTAACAGCAGCACGCAGCAGCAAATTCCGGTGACGCTTATTCCCGGTGATGGTATTGGCCCTGAAATCGTTGATGTGGTTGTGCGCGTGTTTGATGCGCTCGGCAATCCATTCGCATGGGAAACACAACAAGCCGGCGTCAATGCGCTGGAAAAAAGCGGCGATCTGCTGCCGCAAGTGACGCTCGACAGCATCACCCGTACCGGCCTTGCGCTGAAAGGCCCGCTGAGCACGCCTATCGGTGGCGGCTTCCGCTCCGTCAATGTGCGCCTGCGTGAAACCTTCCAGCTATATGCGAATGTGCGTCCTGCGCGCACCATCGTGCCGGGCGGTCGTTACGAAAAAATCGATCTGGTGCTGGTGCGCGAGAATCTGGAAGGCCTGTACGTCGGGCACGAACACTACGTACCTATCGGCGACGATGCACACGCAGTGGCGATGGCGACCGGCATCAATACCCGCGCCGGCAGCCGTCGTATTTCCAAGTTCGCATTCGACTATGCGGTGCGCAACAATCGCAAAAAAGTCACCATCGTGCACAAGGCCAATGTGCTGAAGGCATTGACGGGCCTGTTCCTGGAAACCGCGAAGCAGGTCGGTCTCAATTATGCCAATCAAGTCGAGTTCGATGATCGCATCGTCGATGCCTGCGCGATGCAACTGGTGCTCAATCCCTGGCAGTTTGACGTTATCGTTTCCACCAATCTGTTCGGCGACATCCTGTCCGATCAAATCGCCGGTCTGGTGGGCGGCCTGGGCATGGCGCCGGGTGCGAATATCGGTGAACGTACGGCCATTTTTGAGGCAGTGCATGGTTCTGCGCCGGATATCGCAGGCAAAGGCATGGCCAATCCAACCGCGCTCCTGCTGGCAGCCGCATTGATGCTGGAGCACAAGGGTTTGAACACACAGGCCGGGCTTTTGCGCGATGCCATCGATTCCGTATTGAGCACGGAAAGCGGCCGCACCTTCGATCTGGGCGGTACCGTATCGACTTCCAAATACGGCGATCTGCTGATCGAACGTATTCGCGATGCCAAATAA
- a CDS encoding Hypothetical protein; putative GGDEF domain (Evidence 5 : No homology to any previously reported sequences), which yields MKAAVSIRLFHTYGEHVRTYPMQDIRHLTMQLNSLLEQARAGSAMAAIADGLQAALETLSAVATHDELTGALNRRGLVQKLDAELDRAKRTGHPFSFAVIAVDQFHALNQQHGSEQGNRILENLAQAVLALIRTLDSFGRIGDNEFALILPTTWLDQSDKAIARLTKAVSDLNWDDIAPGLAVTFSSGLTTNFAGDTAEQMMRRASEALAMAKMQGPGSSAQLEAALPDFDPDML from the coding sequence ATGAAAGCCGCTGTTTCCATACGCCTGTTTCATACTTACGGAGAGCATGTGCGCACTTATCCCATGCAGGATATTCGTCATTTGACGATGCAGTTGAACAGTCTGCTTGAACAAGCCAGAGCCGGCAGCGCGATGGCGGCGATAGCCGATGGCTTGCAGGCTGCGCTGGAAACCCTGAGCGCGGTGGCAACGCATGATGAATTGACGGGTGCGCTGAATCGGCGCGGCCTGGTGCAAAAGCTGGATGCCGAACTCGATCGCGCCAAACGCACCGGCCATCCGTTTTCCTTTGCCGTGATTGCCGTCGATCAGTTCCATGCATTGAATCAGCAGCACGGCAGCGAGCAGGGCAATCGCATACTTGAAAATCTGGCGCAGGCAGTGCTGGCATTGATCCGTACACTGGATTCGTTTGGCCGCATAGGCGACAATGAATTTGCACTGATCCTGCCAACCACGTGGCTGGATCAAAGCGACAAGGCGATCGCACGACTGACTAAAGCAGTCTCAGACCTGAACTGGGACGATATTGCACCGGGTTTGGCAGTAACATTTTCCAGCGGCCTGACGACCAATTTCGCCGGCGATACCGCAGAACAAATGATGCGCCGCGCCAGTGAAGCGCTGGCCATGGCGAAAATGCAGGGGCCGGGTTCCAGTGCGCAACTGGAAGCGGCATTGCCCGATTTCGATCCGGACATGCTGTAA
- a CDS encoding putative OsmC-like protein (Evidence 3 : Function proposed based on presence of conserved amino acid motif, structural feature or limited homology; Product type cp : cell process) gives MEIKVTKGAGKLQHIVQAGPHTLIADAPSAFGGEDAGFVPHDLLAAALGACTAVTLNMYAGRKEIPLEKVDVTVVAAEQDGVYVFNRALHYHGNLSTEQKENLNKIADKCPVHKALSGEIRIITQAN, from the coding sequence ATGGAAATCAAAGTAACAAAAGGCGCAGGCAAGCTGCAACACATCGTCCAGGCCGGTCCACATACACTGATCGCCGATGCACCCTCCGCTTTCGGCGGCGAAGATGCCGGCTTTGTACCGCACGATCTGCTGGCAGCCGCACTGGGCGCCTGCACCGCAGTCACGCTGAACATGTATGCCGGCCGCAAGGAAATCCCGCTGGAAAAAGTCGATGTGACGGTCGTCGCTGCCGAACAGGATGGCGTCTATGTATTCAACCGCGCGCTGCACTATCACGGCAATCTGAGCACCGAGCAAAAGGAAAACCTGAACAAGATCGCCGATAAATGTCCGGTACATAAAGCCCTGTCCGGCGAGATCAGGATCATTACGCAAGCCAACTAA